Genomic DNA from Deltaproteobacteria bacterium:
TAATTTCATGAAGACGACTTTCTTAGGAAAGTGGGAACCGCCCAGTCTCGGTGAGTTCACCTTCCTGACCGCGAAGGTCGCCGACAATGGCATGGCGAGGAGCGCTGCGGAAGTGGCTCGCTACATGCAAACCTATCGCGACCGGTTTCCCATTGACTTTGTGCTCCATCGGTTTGGCTCGCGCACGGAACGGCTCTTCCGGAATTTCGTCGGAAGCGGCGGGCCGGCTTTCAAGGCCGCCAAAAAGATGTACTCGATCTTGCGCTAACCGAGCTGCAATGCGCCCAAGAAAAGTTTGCAGCAACACGCAAGCTTGATGTCAATGCTACACTCTACGCGAACCACCTTACGTTGACCCCCCAGGGGGAGTGTGTTAACCGTTCTAGAACATGGGTACACGCCGTTTCGGTTTGATCGCTGCGCTCTTTGTCCTCTCCGGCTGCGCGGCTGCGGTGCCCAATCCTGCCGTCCCCCCTGATGGTCCCGCTGGACAACCCGAAGGGCCGTTCCCCCGACAAGGTCGTATTGAGCTCTCCGGCGATGCGCTCAGCATGTCGCACTATTTGAGAGGCACCCTGCTTAGCAGCGAAGGCGATTTCGAAGGAGCGCTCAAAGAGTTTGAAGCGGCGGCGCGGGCCAATCCCAATGACGCCTTTCTGCACTACCGGCTTGCTACATTGTACCTGCGCCGCGGCGATTTGAAGAAAGCGGTCGTGGAAGCCGAAGCGGCCGCGGCGTTGGAGCCGCAACGGGTGGAGAACCGGCTCTTGCTCGCGGGTCTCTATTCTTCCTTGGGCGAAAATCAAAAGGGGTTGGCCGAGTACAACGCGGTCCTGAAGCTTGACTCGAAAAACCAGGAAGCGCTGCTCTACGCCGGCGCACTATACTTGCAGCTCGATGACCATGCGCGTGCCACGGCGCTGCTCGAAGAGCTTTTGAAGGTCGACGATAATTCGCTCCTGGGTCACTACTATCTCGGGCGCGTGCGCGCCAAAAGCAAACTCTATCTTGCCGCCGAGCAGAGCTACCGCAAAGCGCTGGAGATCAATCCGAAATCGGAAGCGGTGCTGATGGATTTGGCGTTGGTCTATGAGCTGCAAGGCAAAGCCGAAGATGCGATTCAGACCTATCAACGGTTGCTGCAGATCAACGCGCAGAACGTATGGGCGCGCAAACGGCTGGGTGAGCTCTACGTCGGGCAAAACAAACTGAGCGAAGCGCTCAGCCAATTTGAGAAGGTTGAATCCACCGAGGCCGATCCGCGCGAGACGCGCATCAAGATCGGCCTGATTTCATTTGAACGCGGCGATTTCGAGCGCGCCGCCACCGAGTTCAATCTCGTTCTAGTGGGTGATCCGCAGAATGACCGGGCACGCTACTATCTTGGTGCCACCTACGCCGAGCTCAAGTCCGACGACAAGGCGTTGGAGCAGTTCGAGCGCATTCCCGAGAAGAGCGATCTCTACGTCGACGCGCGCTTGCAGGCCGCCTATTTGCACGATCGCAAAGAGTGGCCGCAGAAAGCCATCGAAGTCCTGCAGCCGGCGCTACGCAAGGCCAACGATCGCAAAGAGATTCATGCCTTTCTGTCGTCGCTCTACCGCAAGACCAAGGACTATCCGAAAGCCATCCAGGCGATGGAGCGGGTCGTCACTCTCGATCCGAAAAACGACCAGGCGCACTTTCAATTGGGCGCGCTGCACGACGAAAACAAGAACAAAGAGAAGACCATCGCGAGCATGAAGCGGGCCATCGAGCTCAATCCAAAAAACGCCGCGGCGCTTAACTATCTTGGCTATACCTGGGCGGAGATGGGCGTACAGCTCGACGAAGCCGAAGAATTGATCGTGCGCGCACTGAAAATTGAACCGAACGACGGCTTTTACATCGACAGCCTTGGCTGGGTCTACTATCAAAAAGGCGATTACGTGCGTGCGGTGGAGCAGTTGGAAAGGGCAGCCGAAATCACCGTCGACGACCCGACGATCATCGAGCATTTGGGCGACGCCTATGAAAAAGTCGGCAAGCTCGATCGCGCGCTGGCGCGCTACCGTGATGCGCTGAAGCGCTCCAAAGAGGCCGACCAAACCAAACGCATTCGTGAGAAAATCCAACGGCTGGAGAAAAAGACTTGATCTTGCGACGGCTCAGAAGCTTGAGCTGTCCGCGAGTTCTTGTCACGTTGGTGTTGGCGGCCATGTGCGCCAATCTTGGCGGTTGTGCAACTACTGTGTCGCAACCGGCTCCGGTGCAAGCGCCAGTCCGGCCGTGGCAGGCGAGCGAGCTGATCGGCGCGCTTGAACAAAGAAGCCACCAGTTTCGCTCAGTACGCGCATTGGCGCGGGTCAACTATGCCGGCCCTGAGGGAAAGCAAAGCTTTCAGGAGGCAATTTTGGTGCAGCGGCCGGATCGCCTGCGTTTGGAAACCCTGACGTTCTTGGGCGCCATCCTGATTGTCACAGTCAACGGTGAAGAGGTGATCGCCCATCATCCGCGCGAGGGCATCTTGCTGCGCGGCGCGCCGTCAAAGCAAAACCTGGTGCGCTTCACCCAGATGCCATTGGAACTAAACGACATTACCACGCTGCTAATCGGGTTGCCGCCGGTCAACACCAAAATGCCCTCGGTGCAGGAGAGCAATGCACTGATTTTTTCAGCCAACGGCCGGAAACAAGATCGAGTTGCCTTTGAGTCGCAGCTGCCCGTGCCCACGGAGTGGCAGCGTTTTGCCGAGACGGGTGAAGTTGAGCTGGCGGCGCGCTTCGGCGATTACATCGAAACTCCCGCGGGCGCTTTTGCCACGCGCCTGCAGCTCGAAGCGCCGCTGCAGAACAAGCGCTTGGAGATTCGCATTGAAGAGCCGGAGATCAATACCGCGATTCCGGCCGATTTGTTTACCCAAACTAAACCGGCCCATGTCAAGGAGTATCGGATGGAGGCGGTGGGTTGGTAGGACATGGCAGATTATTTTCGACGGCATTATTTAGGAGGAAGTCGATGATGGCTGTCAGGAAGTTAGCCTTAGTTGCGCTCCTGGTCACCGTGGCCGTTGGGCCCGCTAGCCGGAGCTTCGGCCAAGCGCAGCCAACACCGGTGACCGGCGATTGGCTGTTGGCGCATATCCTGAGCGATCCCGAACAGCTCAATCCGCTCACCAGCAACGACGCCGGCGCCAGTGCGATTCTCGGCTATATCGTGCAGACGTTGTTGACCCGCGATCCGCGCACATTGGAGCTGAAGCCGCTGCTCGCCGAAGCGCGTCCGACCATCGCGGCGGACAAGTTGACTTACACTTTCAAAATTCGCAAAGACGCGCACTTCCAAGACGGCCGCAAACTGACGGGCGAGGATGTGTTGTTCAGCGTCAAAGCGATCAAGAACCCGCTGGTCAACGCGCCATTTGCGCGGGTTTACTATGAGTCGGTGACCGATGCGCAGCTAGTCGACGAGCACACGATACGCTTCAGCATCAAAGAGCCGTACTTTCTCAACGAAACCATGCTGGGCGGCATCGAAGTTTTGCCGCGCCATTACTATGACCCGCAAAATTTGATGAAGGATGTCGGCATCAAAGATCTTGCCGACCCGGCCAAACTTTCCGATAACGCGAAGAAATTTGCCGAGCAGTTCAACAAAAATTACAGCCGCAACCCGATGGGCAGCGGGCCGTACAAGTTTCAAGCATGGAAAACCGGCCAAGAAGTCGAGTTGGTGCGCGACCCGAAATATTGGGGCATCGGCAAGCCGGGCATCGATCAAGCCTACTTCGACCGCCACCGATATCGCGTGATTAACAACCCGGATGCCGCGTTGACGAGTCTCAAGAGCGGCAGCCTGGACACCATGGGGCTGCAGCCGCTGCAGCATATGCAGCAAACCGGTGGCGACCGTTTCAAGAAAGATTTCGAAAAGCACGAATACTTTTCACCCAATTACTCCTACATCGGCTGGAATAACGATCATCCGATTTTTAGCGACAAGCGGGTGCGCAAAGCGATGACCCATCTGACCGATCGCAAGCAGATGGTCAAGACGATTCTCTTCAATCTCGGTCAAGTGGTCGACGGGCCGATTTACTTTCATCGGCCGGAATACGACAAGAGCTTGGCGAGTATTCCCTACGACCCGAAAAAAGCGCTGGAGCTGCTTGCCGAAGCCGGTTGGAAAGATAGCGATGGCGACGGCATCTTGGACAAGACCATCGATGGCAAGAAGGTGCCGTTCCGGTTTGAGATCAAGTTCAACTCCGGCAACACGACGCGCAAGAGCGTCGCCCTGGCGCTGCAGGACGAGTTGAAGAAACATGGCATCGGTGCCACCGTGCGCGAGTTGGACTGGACGGTGTTTCTCTCGGAAATCAAAGGGCGCAAGTATGACGCGATGATTCTCGGTTGGGCGATGAGCGTCACCGAGCCGGACGCCTACCAGGTGTGGCATTCGTCGCAGGCGGCGAACAAAGGCTCGAACCACATCGCCTATAAAAACCCGCGGGTCGACAAGATCCTCGAAGAGTATCGGCGCGAGTTCGATCCGAAAAAGCGCATCGAGCTCTATCGCGAGTTTCAGAAAATTCTCCACGATGATCAGCCGTACACGTTTCTCTTTACACCCAAATCGATCTCGGCGGTGAGCCGGCGCTTCCGCGGCGTCGAGGTGCTGCCCATCGGCGGTCTGCGGCCGCTCGATTGGTGGACGCCGGCGGGTGCGCAAAAGTATGGCAGCAAACCTTCCAACAATTAAGCCGCTCGATGGGCTCGTATCTCGTTCAGCGTTTTCTCTTGCTGATACCGACCTTTGTCGGCGTAACGCTGATCAGTTTTTTGATCATGCGGCTGGCGCCCGGCGATCCGGCGGAGTTGCGCGCCGGCGGCGGCCTGCGCGGCGCCGGTGAAGGCGGTCTTGCGACGGAAAAGCGCGGCGTGGTCGACACCGCGATTGCGCAGTGGCGCGCCCAGTACGGTCTCGATAAGCCGCTGCCGGTGCAGTACGCCGTCTGGATGAAGAATCTTTTCACGCTTAATTTCGGCGAGTCCTACAAAGATAACCAGCCGGTGGTGGATAAGATTCGCGAACGGCTGCCGGTGACGATCAAGCTCAACCTGCTGTCGATTTTCTTGGTTTATCTGGTCGCGATTCCCTTGGGTATCTACTCGGCGACTCATTCTTATTCCATTGGCGATCAGCTGACTACGTTGTTTGCTTTCGTCCTGTTTGCGTTGCCGGTCGTGTGGCTTGGCACCATGGCGATTGTTTTTCTTTGCGGCGGCGACTTTTGGTTTATCTTTCCACCGGGCGGCTTGAGCTCCATCGATTACTCGCCCGATTGGCCGCTTTGGCAGCGGCTCAAAGACCAGGCGTGGCATCTGTTCTTGCCGGTTTTGATGCTTTCCTACGCGGGATTCGCCGGTTTATCGCGCTATATGCGCTCAGGCATGTTGGAGCAGCTACGCCAGGACTTCGTGCAGACCGCGCGCTCCAAGGGACTCCCTGAAGGAATCGTGATCTACAAGCATGTGTTGCGCAATTCGTTGATTCCGATGGTGACGATTCTCGCCGGATTGCTGCCGGGCTTGATTGGCGGCAGCGTTATCGTCGAGACGATCTTTTCTATTCCCGGGTTGGGGCAGTTGGGCTACGAAGCGGTGCTGGCGCGCGATTTTCCGGTGGTCATGGCGCTGTTTACTGTAAGCGCTTTGTTGACGCTGTTGGGCATACTGCTTTCCGATTTACTGCTAGCGATGGTCGATCCGCGCATCGCCTTTGGCCGGCGCGGCTAAGTCTAGCCATTTTTTCCGAGAACAGCGTGGAGCAGGTAAACGAAAACCAAGCGCGAGGCGAGACGCTCAGCGCGCGCGTGTGGCGCGAGTTCAAGCGCAATCGCGTTGCCGTTGCCGGCTATTACGTCGTGGTTTTCTTGGTCGGCGTCGCGCTCTTTGCCGACTTTATCGCCAACGAGAAGCCTTACTACGTCCACTACCAAGGCAAAACCTACTTCCCGATTGTGCGCGGCTACTTTGAAAAATTGGGCCTGCTCAAAGTGGCACCGGAGCTGGTGAATGCCGATTACCAGCAGTTGAGTCATCAAGGTGCGCTGTTCCCGCCGATCCCGTACCGGCCGAGCATGGTGAATCTAGACGTGCCCTTTGCGCGCCCGTCGCGGCAGCACTGGCTTGGCACCGATCGTTTGGGCCGCGATGTCATGGCCGGCATTATTCATGGCTCGCGCATTTCGCTCTCCATCGGTTTCGTTTCGGTCGGAATTGCTCTCGTGATCGGCGTCATTCTTGGCGCGCTGGCGGGCTACTTCGGCGGCTGGGTGGATTTAGTGGTGTCGCGCTTGTTCGAGTTGATGTTGGCGATACCGACATTTTTTCTGTTGATTACGATCGCCGCGGTCTTTCCGCCAAGCATCTTTCTGACGATGATCATCATCGGCCTCACCGGCTGGGTCGGCATCGCGCGCTTTGCGCGCAACGAGTTTCTCAAGCTGCGCAGCCTCGACTACGTCACCGCCGCGCAAGCGCTGGGAGTTTCCAATCGCAAGATCATGTTTCGGCACATTCTGCCGAATGCTCTTGCGCCTGTGATGGTCTCGGTGATTCTCGGTGTGGCCGGCGCAATCTTGCTCGAATCGGGATTGAGCTTCTTGGGCATCGGCGTGCCCGCCGACACGGTGACCTGGGGCTCGATTCTCAACGAAGCGCGCAGCAACACGTTTGCGTGGTGGCTGGCGGTTTTTCCCGGCATTGCGATCTTTGTTACCGTGCTCGCCTACTATCTCGTCGGCGAGGGCTTGCGTGACGCTCTCGATCCGCGGCTGCGGGGCTTGCGTTAATCCGACGCTTTCTGTTAATTCGGGTATCCACTTTCGTTGGGGGAGAAGTTCATGAAACGACTGTTGGTCGTCGCCCTGTTTTCTGTTCTGTTGCTGCCGGCGGCTGCGCCTGGGCAGCAGCACACCAAGCCGATCTATGTTTCGCTGCCTGGGCCGGGCAACGTGCAGCACTTGGCTTACTACGTCGCCAAAGAGAAGAAATTTTACGAAGAGTTTGGCCTGATGAACGTCAACATCGTCGTCCTGCGCGGCAACGCGATGAACGTGCAGGCTTTGGT
This window encodes:
- a CDS encoding DUF4292 domain-containing protein, yielding MRRLRSLSCPRVLVTLVLAAMCANLGGCATTVSQPAPVQAPVRPWQASELIGALEQRSHQFRSVRALARVNYAGPEGKQSFQEAILVQRPDRLRLETLTFLGAILIVTVNGEEVIAHHPREGILLRGAPSKQNLVRFTQMPLELNDITTLLIGLPPVNTKMPSVQESNALIFSANGRKQDRVAFESQLPVPTEWQRFAETGEVELAARFGDYIETPAGAFATRLQLEAPLQNKRLEIRIEEPEINTAIPADLFTQTKPAHVKEYRMEAVGW
- a CDS encoding ABC transporter permease yields the protein MWREFKRNRVAVAGYYVVVFLVGVALFADFIANEKPYYVHYQGKTYFPIVRGYFEKLGLLKVAPELVNADYQQLSHQGALFPPIPYRPSMVNLDVPFARPSRQHWLGTDRLGRDVMAGIIHGSRISLSIGFVSVGIALVIGVILGALAGYFGGWVDLVVSRLFELMLAIPTFFLLITIAAVFPPSIFLTMIIIGLTGWVGIARFARNEFLKLRSLDYVTAAQALGVSNRKIMFRHILPNALAPVMVSVILGVAGAILLESGLSFLGIGVPADTVTWGSILNEARSNTFAWWLAVFPGIAIFVTVLAYYLVGEGLRDALDPRLRGLR
- a CDS encoding tetratricopeptide repeat protein; protein product: MGTRRFGLIAALFVLSGCAAAVPNPAVPPDGPAGQPEGPFPRQGRIELSGDALSMSHYLRGTLLSSEGDFEGALKEFEAAARANPNDAFLHYRLATLYLRRGDLKKAVVEAEAAAALEPQRVENRLLLAGLYSSLGENQKGLAEYNAVLKLDSKNQEALLYAGALYLQLDDHARATALLEELLKVDDNSLLGHYYLGRVRAKSKLYLAAEQSYRKALEINPKSEAVLMDLALVYELQGKAEDAIQTYQRLLQINAQNVWARKRLGELYVGQNKLSEALSQFEKVESTEADPRETRIKIGLISFERGDFERAATEFNLVLVGDPQNDRARYYLGATYAELKSDDKALEQFERIPEKSDLYVDARLQAAYLHDRKEWPQKAIEVLQPALRKANDRKEIHAFLSSLYRKTKDYPKAIQAMERVVTLDPKNDQAHFQLGALHDENKNKEKTIASMKRAIELNPKNAAALNYLGYTWAEMGVQLDEAEELIVRALKIEPNDGFYIDSLGWVYYQKGDYVRAVEQLERAAEITVDDPTIIEHLGDAYEKVGKLDRALARYRDALKRSKEADQTKRIREKIQRLEKKT
- a CDS encoding ABC transporter permease encodes the protein MGSYLVQRFLLLIPTFVGVTLISFLIMRLAPGDPAELRAGGGLRGAGEGGLATEKRGVVDTAIAQWRAQYGLDKPLPVQYAVWMKNLFTLNFGESYKDNQPVVDKIRERLPVTIKLNLLSIFLVYLVAIPLGIYSATHSYSIGDQLTTLFAFVLFALPVVWLGTMAIVFLCGGDFWFIFPPGGLSSIDYSPDWPLWQRLKDQAWHLFLPVLMLSYAGFAGLSRYMRSGMLEQLRQDFVQTARSKGLPEGIVIYKHVLRNSLIPMVTILAGLLPGLIGGSVIVETIFSIPGLGQLGYEAVLARDFPVVMALFTVSALLTLLGILLSDLLLAMVDPRIAFGRRG